A stretch of DNA from Candidatus Pantoea bituminis:
GCAGCAGCTCGCGTGGTTTGATTATCGTCTTAGCGAGAAAGGGTTGGCATCGCCGCCGCGCCAGCATGATGCGTTAGAAACGCTGATTGCAGAGGGCCGTGTTATCGCCGATCCCATTACGTATGAGGATTTTTTACCTGTCAGCGCTGCGGGGATTTTTCAGTCCAATTTAGGCGACAAGTCGCAGGCCAGATCGGCAGGCAAGGCCAGTCGTTCCAGCTTTGAACAGGCGTTAGGCAGTGAAGTCATCGATGAAATGCAGCTGTATGCAGATCGACAGCAGCGTTCATTACAGCGCTGCGGTTTAGAACAGTAAAAGAAAAGGGCGACATTGCTGTCGCCCCTTCATTTCTTATTATTGCAGGCGCGTATCGCGCACCAGCGTATATTTTCCCGCACCCATCAACATTATCACCAGCGCACCTAAAAATAGAGCGCTTCGGTTTCCAACGACCATGCACCGACATCAGAGCGATGCCATACATCGCCGCTCTTCACCAGCAACGTCGCCACCAGCATATTGATTGCAATGATGAAGGCAGCGGGACGGGTAAATAAGCCAATGATGATCATGATGGGGGCAATTATTTCCCGATGTAAGCACCGTAAGCGATGAAATCCGGTAGACCCTTTTGCGTAAGAAGGCGCGCAATCCAGCCGACGCCGTGAATAACTTTGAACTGGCCATGAAAAAGCAGCAAGCCACCAAATGTTATTCGTAACAACAGCTTACCCATTTCGGGATGATCGGCCATTCGCACAAACAGTTGGTTGATGCCACTGAACATGCGTCACGCTCCTCTACCGGATTGAATAAACAAATCTAAAGAAAAAATCGTTTACTGCATATTCAATAGTTTTGATTATCTTGTTCAGACCTTTCAACCAACCTTCGGCATATTCTGCAAATGTGTCTCAGACATAGACAATGTCTTAAGCCCTGCAAATAATGGAAAGATGCTTTAACAGGGAATCAGTGATGAAAAATGAAACAGGTCTGAGGATCATGACTGCGGAAGGCGAGTTACGAGGGAGCATGGATGATGATCTCTTTGTCTTCAAAGGTATACCTTATGCAGCCGCGCCAGAAGGCCCGCTTCGCTGGCGATCGCCGCAGCCGGTAAAGCCGTGGCAAGAGGCGCGCGATGCCACCATGTTTGGTGCTGCCAGTTGGCAGAACCGTGAATATTGCCTGGCCGTAGGCGGTGGCGATCCAGGAAATTTCAGTGAAGATTGTCTCTATCTTAATGTCTGGACACCGGACATTGAGCCGGTAAAACCGTTACCGGTCATGGTCTGGCTGCACGGTGGCGGTTACACCATCGGCGCGGGCGGTTTAGCCCCTATAACGGTAAACCGTTAGCATCACGTGGCGCGGTGGTGGTTACGGTAAATTATCGTTTAGGCCATTTGGGATTTTTTGCCCATCCGGCGCTGGATAAAGAGTACCCCGCCAACGGCGTAGTGAATAACTTTGGCCTGCTTGACCAAATCGCTGCACTGCAATGGGTACAGCGCAATATTCCTGCTTTTGGTGGCGACCGCCGCAACGTCACACTTTTTGGTGAGTCATCGGGCGCGCGCAGTGTTCTGTCACTCTGCTGTTCTCCTTTAGCCGAAGGACTCTTTCATAAAGGAATTGTGCAAAGTGCTTACAGCTTGCCGGACACGCCGCGCAAAAAGCGTTGCAGCAAGGCGTCAGCGTGGCAAAACACTTTGGCCTGACGGAAAATGCCAGCGCCGAACAGCTGCGTGAACTCCCCGCAGATGCGTTCTGGTCTCTGGAACAGCCACTGATGATTGGCCCGGTTCCCATAGCCGGAGATGCTGTATTACCTAAGCCGATGCTGGAAACCTTTTTCGCCGCCCGGCAACATCGGATTCCGCTTATCGCTGGCAGTAACAGCGATGAAGCCAGCGTGCTGGAATTTTTGGTGTGGATGCCACAGCCGTATTGCACCAGCTGCGTGATAAAAATCGGATGCGCTATCGCCTGCTCAAATGGCTGTATGACATTCATGACGACCAGCGTTTGGGCCGAGCCGTTGCGCGCGATATGGCATTTAGCGTGGTGCCTTGGCTGGTGATGCGGGCTCAGCATAATATTGGTATGCCTGGCTGGCGTTACTGGTTTGATTATGTCTCCGAAAACGCCCGCGATCTTTATCCTCACGGCACCTGGCACGGTAATGAAGTGCCTTATGTGATGAATACCTTGGCTCAGATGCCGACCGCCAATGATAATCGCGCCTATACCGCGAAGGACAAGGCTTTTTCTGACCGGGTGTGTGCCTATTGGTTTGCATTTGCCCGCGATGCCAGCGAATTCAAACACCAGCTTGAGGGGGAAGTTCCCTGGCCAGCCTGGCATCCGGGTGAGGACGTTACGTTATCGCTGGGCGATGAGCGCGAAGATCGCATTGTGCTGAAGCGTAACTTTATGAAGGCGCGTATGCGGCTGTTTCGCCTGATGATGACGCACATGGTCAAACTTTAATAAGCTTGCTAATCATCAAGTGGCGTGAATGAAATTCGGTTCATCATTCCAGGCTAACTTGATGATTATTGGTTGTGTTACCCACGTCACTAAAGAATAACGCAACAATAAATTAGCCAATAAAACCGTTACATCTTCCCCATTCCCTGCCGATAAATTCTCTATGCCCGCTTAAGCTGGGCCAACGTCGGTTATCACCGTAAAGGATTTAGGTATGGGAATTCTCAGAAACTTCAGCATTCGTGCTGTCATGCTTACCGTTCTCGGGCTGTTTTGTCTGCTCTGGAGCGCTGTCGGTCTGTTCAGCATTCACGCATTGGGCTCACTCAGTGAAGGCAACGACGTCGATCGCCATTTGGTTGAGCAGATGACTGTCTTAAGCAAAGGAAACGATCAATATTTTCGCGTGGTTACACGTTTGTCACGTGTAATGGAAGCCAAAGCGGCGGGCACCACGCTTGCGGATACCGCCTATGCGCCTGCACAACAGGCGCTTGAAAGCATGGCGCAGCAGCTGGTGCGTTTTAAGCAATTAGCCCCGGGTCCAATGCGTGCTGAAGTTGTGGACGGCGTGATCAGCAACTGGCAAAAACTGCTGGACGAAGGTGTGGCCTTACAGCTGCAACGCGCCCAGCAAGGATCGTTGGAGGAATATCGTCAGCAGGCCAATAACGTTACGCCTGCGTTGAGCCGCGCGTTTGGTGCCAGCGCGGAGCAGTTTAATCAGGCTGCCGCCGTTAAGCTTGATGAAACGCGCGTTGCAGTTGATGGCCTGACCGCCGTGACAAAAGTGATCATCATGGTGGCGGTGATTACAGGATTGGTGATTTTACTGTTCACCGATCGCTATCTGGTGGCGATGTTGGTGAAACCACTGGACCGTGTGCGTGAGCATTTTGCCGTCATCGCCAAAGGCGATTTGAGCCAGCCGGTACAGGAATTTGGTCGCAACTGCGTCGGCAAATTAGTGCCGCTGTTGAGCGCAATGCAGGACAGCCTGCGCGAAGCTGTCAGTGCTATTCGCAGCGGTACCGAAAATATTTCACGCGGTGCGGCAGAAATTTCAGCGGGTAATAACGATCTCTCTTCACGTACCGAAGAGCAGGCGGCCGCGCTGGAACAGACCGCTGCCAGCATGGAGCAGTTAACGGCGACGGTGAAATTCAATGCCGACAATGCACGTCAGGCCAGCTCGCTGGCAGAAACGGCGTCAACCACTGCGCAACGCGGCGGAAGTTTGGTCAGCGAAGTGGTCAGTACTATGCAGGGCATTTCTGGCAGCTCGAAAAAGATTGCTGAGATTACCAGCGTCATTAACGGTATCGCATTCCAGACCAATATTCTGGCCCTGAACGCAGCGGTTGAAGCGGCGCGAGCGGGTGAGCAAGGTCGTGGTTTTGCCGTGGTCGCCAGCGAAGTGCGCAACCTGGCGCAGCGCAGTGCTGGCGCAGCAAAAGAGATTGCGACGCTCATTGAGGATTCCGTTCAGCGCGTTGAAAAGGGCGCGGAATTGGTTGGTACCACGGGTATCACCATGAACAACATTCTCAAATCAGTACAGGATGTGGATGCGATCATGAAGCAAATCGCAGCCGCTTCTGAAGAGCAGAGCAAAGGCATTTCCCAGGTTGGTACCGCAGTAACAGAAATGGACAGCGTGACGCAGCAGAACGCCTCACTGGTGGAGGAAGTTTCAGCCGCGGCTAGCGCACTGGCGCTGCAAACCGAAGCGCTGCAAGCCTCGGTTGCCAAATTCCGCCTTTCCAATGTTCATCACGAGGTGCGTCCGGTAACAAAAAGCGCGCCACCAAAAGCACCGTCTCTTCAACCGTTGACTAAACCTGCCGTCGATAACGGCGAATGGGTGACTTTCTGAGACTGACACAACCACGCCACCAAATCCGCCAGGAAAGGTGGCGCTTCAGCCGACGGTCGCTGTAATAAACTGTAGGCTGCACCGGTTTTCACACCGCCAGCGAAAGGCGCAACCAGTCTGCCGCTGGCGATATCGTTTTCGACCAGATTGATATCCGCCATTGTAATGCCAAACCCCTGAATGGCGGCGCTAATGGCCAGATCCATGGTGGCAAAGTGCTGATTACGTTTCATGGTGAGCGCGACCTGCTGCGCATCCAGCCATAATTGCCAGTCACGGGTATCGTTGGTGGGGTGCAAAAATGTCATGCCCGCTACATCCTCAATCCTGGCAGGTAGTGGCAATCCTGTCGCCATCACGGGCGTTACCGACTCCTCAAATAACAGCATGGCTTCGGGCTGCGGCTTGCCGTAGACAATCGCAGCATCGAAATTATCCAGTTGCGACACATGATCAAGCGTGGTGGTTAAGGCGACATGCAACTCGGGCCGTGCTTTTTCTAATGAAACCAGCCGGGGAACCAACCAACGCATGGCGCAGGTGGGCGCTTTAAGGCGAATGCTGATGTGGGTGCGGCTGGCCTTTTCCGTCGCGCTCAACATCAATTCAAATCCCTGGCGCAGCTCTGGTAACAGCGCCGCGCCTTGCGGCGTCAGACGTAAGCCACGTGCATGGCGATCAAATAACGCAAAGCCAAGCCAGCTTTCCAGCGCGGCGATTTTGCGGCTAACCGCGCCTTGTGTGATGCACAATTCACTGGCAGCGTGAGTCAGATTCTCATGACGTGCTGTCACCAGAAACGCGTGAATAGCATTAAGCGGAAGGGATGAGCGTGTCACGTTAACCTCGAGCTATGCATTATTGTCATGGCTATTATGACAACAATTCGCTTGTCGACTCAAGCCATACTCAGTTGAATAGAAATCTACTTGCCGTCGCTTTTTATGCATTCAACCGGAGTAAACATGTCCCTGGAAACGCCCGTACAGATCTCCTCGAAACTGCCGGATGTCGGTACCACCATTTTTAGCGTCATTGGTCAGCTCTCGGCCCAGCATAAAGCGATTAATCTTTCGCAGGGCGCGCCTAATTTCCCTTGCGATCCGGCGTTGGTTGAAGAAGTTAGCCGTGCCATGCGCGAAGGTCATAATCAATACGCCTCGATGACCGGTTTGCCCGCATTGCGAGAGGCGTTGGCGAATAAAGTCGAAACGCTGTATGGCCAACGCTACGATGTGGCGAGTGAAGTGTTGATAACCGGCAGCGCAAGCCAGGGCATTTACATGGCTATTACTGCGCTGGTCCATCCGGGTGATGAAGTGATTTTCTTTGAACCGGCTTTCGACAGCTATGCGCCGGTGGTGCGTTTGCAAGGCGGCAAACCGATTGGCCTGAAATTACAGGTGCCAGACTTTGCGATTAACTGGGATGAATTACAGGCCGCGATCACGCCACGCACCCGCATGATCATTATCAATACGCCACATAATCCCAGCGCGCAGGTTCTTACTCCAGACGATCTTGATCGCCTGGCTGCTTTAACGCGTAACACTGATATTGTGGTGCTGTCCGATGAAGTGTACGAACACATTCTGTTTGATGGGCGTAAGCATTGCGGCATGGCAACGCATCCAGAACTCGCCGAGCGCAGCGTTATCGTCTCCTCCTTCGGCAAAACCTTTCACGTTACCGGCTGGCGCGTGGGGTATTGTCTGGCACCGGCCGCGCTGATGACTGAGTTGGTAAAAGTGCATCAGTTTATGATGTATGCGGCGGATACCCCGATGCAGGTCGGTTTCGCGCATTATCTGCAAAAGGCTGAAAACTATCTTTCTCTGTCGCGGTTTTATCAGGAAAAGCGCGACCGCCTGCTGACATTGATGAAAGATTCACCGTTCAAGCTGCTGCCTTGTGCCGGCTCCTTCTTTATGTTGGCCAGTTACGGACATTTCAGTGACGAATCTGATAGCGAAATGGTAAAACGTCTCATCGTCGATCACGGTGTGGCGACCATCCCGCTGTCGGCGTTTTATATGGATGGCACAGACAATAAACTTATTCGTCTCTCGTTCGCTAAAGATGATGCAACGTTGCAAGCTGGCGCCGCTGCGCTGTGCAACGTAAAACAATAATCAGGGGTCAGTAATGAAAAAATCAATACGCTGTTTCTCGCTCTGGGCATGATGACGTCGGTATCCGTTTTTGCGCAAGACAGCCTGCGTTACGGTCTTGAATCACAATATCCTCCCTTTGAAAGCCGCAATGCACAAGGCGAACTTGAAGGGTTTGATATCGAATTAGGTAACGCGATCTGTAAAGCGGGCAACTTTAACTGTCACTGGGTTGAAAGCAGCTTCGATGCCTTGATTCCGGCGCTGCAGGCGAAAAATTTGATGCGATCAACTCAGCAATGAACATCACCGAAGCGCGGGCGAAAAATATCGATTTTACCCGCCCCATTTACCGCATCCCAACGATGTTAGTCGGTAAAGAAGGGCAGAAAATGGAGCCAACCGCGGCAGCGCTGAAAGGCAAAAATATTGGTGTGTTGCAGGGTTCGATTCAGGAAACCTATGCCAAGAAGCATTGGGAATCGCAGGGCGTTACTGTGACCGCGTATCAAGATCAGAACCAGGTTTATAACGACATGGTCGCGGGCCGTTTGGATGGCACACTGGTGATGTCAGCTGCTGGGCAATCGGGCTTCCTCGACAAGCCGCAGGGCAAAGGTTTCGCTTTTATCGGCAAGCCGGTAGAAGATGACGCTATCCTGGGCTCCGGCATTGGTTTTGGCCTGCGTAAAGGCGATGCCAACCTGAAGCAGAACCTGGATGCAGCCATCGCTAAAGTCCAGAGTGATGGCACGGTGAAGAAGCTTGCCGAAAAATTCTTTCCCGGCATTGATGTTAGCGTGAAGCAGTAAATTCAACATCGGGCGCGTCTGCGCCCGATTGCTTTTCCTACCGTGCCGCCAGATAACACAATTTTTCTGCCACCTGATACGATTTCACAAATGACGTAATCGGTAAAAACTCGAAGCGGGAATGGAAATTGTGCGCGCCGGTAAAGAAGTTTGGCGTCAGTAAACCCTTGGCGGACAGTGCCGCGCCGTCGGTGCCGCCGCGCATAGGTATGACCTTCGGTTCAATATCCAACGCTTCCAGCGCGTTAAAAATCAAATCAATCGCTCGACGATCGTCGCCCAGCGCATTAGAGATGTTGCTGTAGGTATCACTGATCGTGATGTCAACCTTGCCGGTTGGGTAACGCGCCGCAATGTCTTGTACAACCTGCTGTAAACGCTGTTTGCGCAGCGCAAAGTTAGCCAGATCAAAATCACGAATTGAGGCTTTCATGGTCGCCAAACTGGCGTTAGCGTGAATTTCATTGAACCAGATATAGCCTTCACGGCCTTCGGTATGCTCCGGCGTTTCTAGTCGATCAAACTGGCTAATAAAGTCGTGCGCCATTAACAGCGGATTCACCAGCACGCCTTTGCCGGACATCGGATGTGCGGGGACACCGGTGAACGTAATTTCCGCTGCGGCGGCATTGAAGTTTTCATATACCACTTCGCCAAGTTCGCAGCAGTCGATGGTCCAGGCAAAATCTACGTTGAACCGCTGCTCCAGATCCAGCGCTTTAGCGCCGCGCAGACCAATTTCCTCATCCGGCACAAATGCCACCACGATGTCACCGTGATCGCCTTGCAGATTTTCCATCAGCGTCATCACTACGGTAACGGCAGCTTTGTTGTCGGCACCCAGCACGCTGGTGCCGTCGCTGAAGATAATCTCCTGACCGATATAAGGCGCAATTTCAGGGTGTTCATCTCGGCGTAGCCAGATATCTTGCTGCGCATTCAGACACAAATCTTCACCTTGCCAGGTCAGTATCTGTGGATGAATATCGGGCGACAGCCCAACATCAACCGTATCGATGTGGGTGATAAAACCGATGCGCGGTGCGTCAGGACGATTACCCGGCTTCACGGCGGTCACCGTGGCGTGTTCATCTATCACCACGTCCTGTAATCCCAACGTCAGCAGCTCATCCGCGAGCAGTTTTGCCATCGTGTGTTGGCTTGGCGTGCTCGGTAATGTGGTGGATTTGGCATCGCTTTGGCTGCTTACTGCCAGGTAGCGAAAAAAGCGTTGGGTTAACTGCGTCTCAAGTTTGCCGGTCATCACTAATCCTTATTGGTTCTGAGGTTCGCTAAGCTGCCGAATCGTGCTATCAATGAAGCATATGAATGATTCATTTAGTTATTCTGATCAACGGAAGTCAATAAAAAGCGAGAGTAATGATGAAAATGAAGATGGCCATGTTAGCGCTGCTTACCGCTGGGATAAGCATCACCAGCAGCGTTAACGCGAAAACCCTGGTTTACTGTTCAGAAGGTTCACCAGAGAATTTCAATCCACAGATTTACACCTCTGGCACCAGCGTCGACGCCAGCGCGGTACCGATATTTAATCGCTTGGTCGATTTTAAAACCGGCACCACTGAACTGGTGCCAAGCCTGGCAGAGCGCTGGGAAATCAGTCCAGACGGCACGGTTTATACCTTCCATCTACGCCAGAACGTTAAGTTTCACAGTAATAAATCCTTTAAACCAACGCGCGATTTTAATGCAGATGACGTGATTTTTTCGTTTATGCGCCAGATGGATCCCAAAAATCCCTATCACAATGTCTCTGGCGGCACTTACGCCAACTTTGAAAGTCTTGAGCTTTCGACACTGATCAAAAGCATCGACCGCGTCGACGATCACACCATACGCTTTACCTTGAACCACGCAGAAGCGCCATTTCTTGCCGATCTTGCCTGGTATTTTGCTTCCATTCACTCGGTGGAATATGCCGATAAAATGCTGAAAGCGGGAACGCCAGAAAAGGTGGATATGGACCCGATCGGAACGGGACCGTTTGAACTGGCGCAGTATCAGAAAGATTCGCGCATTCTCTATAAAGCCTTCCCCGATTACTGGCAGGGCAAAGCCAAGCTGGATCGCTTAATCTTCAGTATCACGCCGGATGCCTCGGTGCGTTATGCCAAGCTGGAAAAAATGAGTGTCAGGTTATGCCATTTCCTAATCCGGCAGACTTAGAAAAAATGCGTGAGAACGCGAATATCACGCTGGCTCAGAAAGCTGGATTAAACACCGGTTTCCTCGCGTTCAATACCACCAAAGCGCCTATGGATAACGTTAAAGTGCGGCAGGCACTGGCAATGGCAATCAATAAGCCCGCTATTATTGAGGCCATTTTTAAAGGCACCGGCACGGTAGCGAAAAACATTCTGCCGCCGGGCGTCTGGAGCGCGGATAAAGACCTCAAGGATTACGATTATGATCCCGAAAAAGCCAAGGCGCTGTTAAAAGAAGCAGGCATCAAACCCGGCACTGAAATTGCGCTATGGGCGATGCCAGTACAGCGACCTTATAATCCCAATGCGCGTCGTATGGCTGAGATGATTCAGGCAGATTGGGAAAAAGTCGGTATCAAGGCCAATATCGTCAGTTACGAATGGGGAGAGTACCTTAAACGTGTGCGCAGCGGCGAGCATCAGGCGGCCTTGATGGGCTGGACCACCGCGACCGGCGATCCAGACAACTTTTTTGGCCCGCTTTATAGTTGTACCTCTGCTCAGGGTGGCTCTAACTCCTCCAAATGGTGTTATCAGCCGTTCGAGAAGTTAATTACTGAAGCGCGTAAAGAGCCGGATCAGGGCAAGCGCACTGCACTTTATCTTCAGGCGCAGCAGATCATGCATGATCAGATGCCTGCCGTGATGATTGCGCATTCGACAATATTCGAGCCGGTACGCAAATCTGTCAGCAACTATGAAGTCGATCCTTTTGGGAAGCACATTTTCTATCAGGTAGACATCAAATAATGCCGCTTGCGGCAGGCCAGTTAACTCGCCTGCCGCAGTTGTGCATCCATCTCCGTTAAACGTTGCTGTAGGAACGTTAGGAACAGATTCAATGCCGCGCTGCGCTGTCGACCCGATACGGTTTGCAGCTGCAGCGTGCGCTGGCTAAGTTGATCAACACCCATTGAACGCAACACCAGCTGCGGCGTTTCTTGCCTAAACAACAGCGTAAAGGCGCTGCAAATCGTCACCGCCTGCGGCGTATGGAGCACGAAGTTGTAGAGGGTAGAAAAATAATCGCAGGTTAGCACCGGTTCAACCACGCTGCCGTTCATCTGACAAGAGAGATCAAACAGTTGGCGCACAGTGGTGTTTTGCCCCGGTAGCGCCAGCGGATAGTGACTTAAATCAGCCAGCGTGACCTGCCGTTTTGCCAGCGGATGTGTGGTTTGCATCGCCAGCAAAACCGGGGCAGGCCACGAACCCAAAACCTCAACACCCCGCTCAGGATGCAGACTAAATTGCAGCGCGACATCACATTCTCCGGCTCGCACCGCTTCCGCCACGCCCTGTGAATGCGTGACTTTCATAGCAAACAGCACGCTGGGATTAGCCAGCCTGAATTCCGCTAGCAGCCCCGGCAACAGGCTGAATGCCATTCCATCGGTACAAGCGATCCTTATTTGCGTGCGGCGCACCGCTTTCAGTCCTTTAATTTCAGCCAGTGCATATTCCATATCCAGCTGACTTTTCCGTACGTGATGCGCAAAGATTTCACCCGCTTCATTCAGCACCATGCCGCGAGCGTGGCGTTCAAACAGCGGTACGCCAACCTGCGCCTCCAGCCGTTGAATCTGTCGGCTGATTGCCGACACCGCGACGAACAGCTGTTCACTGGCGGCGCTCAAGGAACCCTGGTTAACCACGGCGAGAAAATAGCGTATTTCACTACTGAGCATTGCGTAACCTTTGTGTTCAGGTGCCTTAAAAAGGGGCATGCCTCTTAATCGGGCAAATAAGCTTTGTCTTAAAAGCAAAGCTTACTCGATAAATTGATGATTGTGGCAACGCTAATTTTTTGACAATTATAGGTTCATTATTAAGACAAAAAATGCAGGGCAAACATGACACAGCAACAGAGCGTACAGCAGGCCGTAGAACAGGCGATGCGTTATTTCGATAGTGGAGAATTTCAACAGCTTTTAGCACGCCGTATCGCCTGCGTAACAGAGAGTCAGCGTCAGGATCGTGACCAGGAATTAGATCATTACCTGCGCGATGAAATTGCGCCTCA
This window harbors:
- the pepT gene encoding peptidase T → MTGKLETQLTQRFFRYLAVSSQSDAKSTTLPSTPSQHTMAKLLADELLTLGLQDVVIDEHATVTAVKPGNRPDAPRIGFITHIDTVDVGLSPDIHPQILTWQGEDLCLNAQQDIWLRRDEHPEIAPYIGQEIIFSDGTSVLGADNKAAVTVVMTLMENLQGDHGDIVVAFVPDEEIGLRGAKALDLEQRFNVDFAWTIDCCELGEVVYENFNAAAAEITFTGVPAHPMSGKGVLVNPLLMAHDFISQFDRLETPEHTEGREGYIWFNEIHANASLATMKASIRDFDLANFALRKQRLQQVVQDIAARYPTGKVDITISDTYSNISNALGDDRRAIDLIFNALEALDIEPKVIPMRGGTDGAALSAKGLLTPNFFTGAHNFHSRFEFLPITSFVKSYQVAEKLCYLAAR
- a CDS encoding LysR substrate-binding domain-containing protein; this encodes MTRSSLPLNAIHAFLVTARHENLTHAASELCITQGAVSRKIAALESWLGFALFDRHARGLRLTPQGAALLPELRQGFELMLSATEKASRTHISIRLKAPTCAMRWLVPRLVSLEKARPELHVALTTTLDHVSQLDNFDAAIVYGKPQPEAMLLFEESVTPVMATGLPLPARIEDVAGMTFLHPTNDTRDWQLWLDAQQVALTMKRNQHFATMDLAISAAIQGFGITMADINLVENDIASGRLVAPFAGGVKTGAAYSLLQRPSAEAPPFLADLVAWLCQSQKVTHSPLSTAGLVNG
- a CDS encoding methyl-accepting chemotaxis protein, producing the protein MGILRNFSIRAVMLTVLGLFCLLWSAVGLFSIHALGSLSEGNDVDRHLVEQMTVLSKGNDQYFRVVTRLSRVMEAKAAGTTLADTAYAPAQQALESMAQQLVRFKQLAPGPMRAEVVDGVISNWQKLLDEGVALQLQRAQQGSLEEYRQQANNVTPALSRAFGASAEQFNQAAAVKLDETRVAVDGLTAVTKVIIMVAVITGLVILLFTDRYLVAMLVKPLDRVREHFAVIAKGDLSQPVQEFGRNCVGKLVPLLSAMQDSLREAVSAIRSGTENISRGAAEISAGNNDLSSRTEEQAAALEQTAASMEQLTATVKFNADNARQASSLAETASTTAQRGGSLVSEVVSTMQGISGSSKKIAEITSVINGIAFQTNILALNAAVEAARAGEQGRGFAVVASEVRNLAQRSAGAAKEIATLIEDSVQRVEKGAELVGTTGITMNNILKSVQDVDAIMKQIAAASEEQSKGISQVGTAVTEMDSVTQQNASLVEEVSAAASALALQTEALQASVAKFRLSNVHHEVRPVTKSAPPKAPSLQPLTKPAVDNGEWVTF
- a CDS encoding LysR family transcriptional regulator, translating into MLSSEIRYFLAVVNQGSLSAASEQLFVAVSAISRQIQRLEAQVGVPLFERHARGMVLNEAGEIFAHHVRKSQLDMEYALAEIKGLKAVRRTQIRIACTDGMAFSLLPGLLAEFRLANPSVLFAMKVTHSQGVAEAVRAGECDVALQFSLHPERGVEVLGSWPAPVLLAMQTTHPLAKRQVTLADLSHYPLALPGQNTTVRQLFDLSCQMNGSVVEPVLTCDYFSTLYNFVLHTPQAVTICSAFTLLFRQETPQLVLRSMGVDQLSQRTLQLQTVSGRQRSAALNLFLTFLQQRLTEMDAQLRQAS
- a CDS encoding methionine aminotransferase, translated to MSLETPVQISSKLPDVGTTIFSVIGQLSAQHKAINLSQGAPNFPCDPALVEEVSRAMREGHNQYASMTGLPALREALANKVETLYGQRYDVASEVLITGSASQGIYMAITALVHPGDEVIFFEPAFDSYAPVVRLQGGKPIGLKLQVPDFAINWDELQAAITPRTRMIIINTPHNPSAQVLTPDDLDRLAALTRNTDIVVLSDEVYEHILFDGRKHCGMATHPELAERSVIVSSFGKTFHVTGWRVGYCLAPAALMTELVKVHQFMMYAADTPMQVGFAHYLQKAENYLSLSRFYQEKRDRLLTLMKDSPFKLLPCAGSFFMLASYGHFSDESDSEMVKRLIVDHGVATIPLSAFYMDGTDNKLIRLSFAKDDATLQAGAAALCNVKQ